One Paraburkholderia caffeinilytica DNA segment encodes these proteins:
- a CDS encoding tyrosine-type recombinase/integrase gives MNPSGWIDTAASPPQPLPDSIDAALDYLAGATGHPVYTRWTLSRLKRGCPSLADAKREHPAVFALLLEHEAAVEYWDRGRLRVVPAADAPPPETILERVLHQHRRRFHEVAYGNVPVTAGSGASSSSSLPATATAAVRLAALGPPPLAQHAAHAASTTSCAAGGWLARAGRFVNPSMVTNTLGVMDDAQAVLLFLRDRASRSPHTLRAYLADLRRLIAWCERERLGPLSDLTRHDLLAYRRAIELHQCPSGQRPDAGEAAPSGSRPRIRSGQPHIPLARSTAVPSRALAVVSSLFRYWLRTGYLIANPAADLCGGSAARAAWTPSRIMPAGVIALCDAVVAGAAPADLPALVWARRCAIWSLYRYGGVRLAELVWSDATGLPRLDADADTDSHWTLHVLGKGGKLRAIPLPAVALPPLRAYRLARGLPPVPVPFERLPVIHSEKRDALGASGLYDEVKAVFRAAENRVAPGDGVTRTVLRAASTHWLRHGYAHTLVVDHAVPLPVAQQLLGHASVQTTAAYAKSDLTQARAFVEGSFPRP, from the coding sequence ATGAACCCTTCCGGCTGGATCGATACCGCTGCGTCGCCCCCGCAACCGCTGCCCGATTCGATTGACGCGGCGCTCGACTACCTCGCCGGCGCGACCGGCCATCCGGTCTACACCCGCTGGACGCTGTCGCGCCTCAAGCGCGGCTGCCCGTCGCTGGCCGACGCGAAACGCGAGCACCCCGCCGTGTTCGCGCTGCTGCTCGAGCACGAGGCCGCCGTCGAATACTGGGACCGCGGCCGCCTGCGGGTTGTGCCGGCGGCTGACGCGCCTCCCCCCGAAACCATCCTCGAACGCGTGCTGCACCAGCACCGACGCCGCTTCCACGAGGTCGCCTACGGCAACGTGCCGGTCACGGCAGGCTCCGGTGCGTCCTCATCCTCGTCCTTGCCCGCGACCGCAACGGCTGCCGTCCGGCTCGCGGCGCTCGGGCCGCCGCCCCTCGCCCAACATGCCGCGCATGCTGCCAGCACCACGAGCTGCGCCGCCGGCGGGTGGCTCGCGCGAGCCGGCCGCTTCGTCAATCCGTCGATGGTCACGAACACCCTCGGCGTCATGGACGACGCCCAGGCCGTGCTGCTCTTCCTGCGCGATCGCGCGAGCCGCTCGCCCCACACACTGCGTGCCTATCTCGCTGACCTGCGCCGCCTGATCGCCTGGTGCGAACGCGAACGGCTCGGGCCGCTGTCGGACCTCACCCGTCACGACCTGCTCGCGTACCGGCGCGCCATTGAACTCCACCAGTGCCCGTCGGGCCAGCGTCCCGACGCTGGCGAAGCGGCACCATCAGGCTCCCGCCCCCGTATCCGTTCCGGTCAACCGCATATCCCACTGGCACGGTCGACGGCCGTGCCCTCGCGCGCCCTCGCGGTGGTCTCGAGCCTGTTCCGTTACTGGCTCAGAACCGGCTACCTGATCGCAAATCCGGCCGCGGACCTGTGCGGCGGCAGCGCCGCCCGCGCCGCGTGGACCCCGTCGCGCATCATGCCAGCAGGCGTCATCGCGCTGTGCGACGCAGTCGTGGCCGGGGCGGCACCGGCGGACCTTCCAGCACTGGTGTGGGCGCGCCGCTGCGCAATCTGGTCGCTGTACCGCTATGGCGGCGTGAGGCTCGCGGAACTGGTGTGGTCGGACGCCACCGGGTTACCCCGGCTCGATGCGGATGCGGACACTGACAGCCACTGGACCCTGCACGTCCTCGGTAAGGGCGGCAAGCTTCGAGCCATTCCGCTGCCCGCCGTCGCCCTGCCGCCGCTGCGCGCGTACCGGCTCGCGCGCGGCCTGCCGCCTGTCCCCGTGCCGTTCGAACGGCTGCCGGTGATCCACAGCGAGAAGCGCGACGCGCTCGGTGCAAGCGGCCTGTACGATGAGGTCAAGGCGGTGTTCCGGGCGGCGGAAAACCGTGTCGCACCCGGTGACGGCGTGACGCGGACGGTCCTGCGCGCGGCGTCGACGCACTGGCTCCGGCACGGCTACGCGCACACGCTGGTGGTCGACCACGCGGTGCCGCTGCCGGTCGCGCAGCAGTTGCTGGGACACGCCTCGGTGCAGACGACTGCGGCGTACGCGAAGAGCGATCTCACGCAGGCCCGGGCGTTTGTGGAGGGGAGTTTTCCTCGCCCCTGA
- a CDS encoding HAD domain-containing protein, whose translation MATPPPEQTGGQVLYLDFDGVLHPADVWRRPGIGPYVASPPGHTVLEHAGLLDEILAPYPGVRIVLSTNWVVVYGSVLKVVRRLPVRLRDRVVGATFHGDMDANRFREMPRGKQVCSDVVRRRPHAWLALDDHDEGWPIWSRDHLVITNPVLGISDSQVMARLLEKLAGFLE comes from the coding sequence GTGGCAACGCCGCCTCCCGAGCAAACGGGCGGCCAGGTCCTGTACCTGGATTTTGATGGGGTGCTGCATCCGGCAGACGTCTGGCGGCGTCCAGGAATCGGCCCCTACGTGGCATCTCCCCCGGGACATACGGTGCTCGAACATGCCGGTTTGCTCGACGAAATCCTGGCGCCCTATCCAGGCGTGCGGATCGTCCTTTCGACAAACTGGGTTGTTGTCTACGGCAGCGTCCTTAAGGTCGTACGCCGGTTACCGGTACGGCTGCGCGACCGTGTCGTCGGCGCGACCTTTCATGGCGATATGGACGCAAACCGGTTCAGGGAGATGCCACGAGGCAAACAGGTCTGCTCGGATGTAGTGCGTCGACGGCCGCACGCATGGCTGGCGCTCGACGACCACGACGAAGGATGGCCCATATGGTCGCGCGATCACCTCGTCATAACCAACCCTGTGCTGGGCATCAGCGACAGCCAGGTGATGGCGAGACTTCTGGAAAAACTGGCCGGTTTCTTGGAATAG
- a CDS encoding AbrB/MazE/SpoVT family DNA-binding domain-containing protein, with product MQLDFRYGAEIVPLRHSVICDDVAIATARVEAQMGRSLMEMRSLAAEFPDAIKRMKACLRATGRVATDEQVVWAWSEYSESVCASWLLLPESDDDLVVLLLRHWPACELHATGCIATLTAGDFGGSPQLSLPEEVIRKMGWTCGDEVELQRQGDSLVVRGH from the coding sequence GTGCAGCTCGACTTTCGATACGGTGCTGAGATTGTGCCGCTGCGGCATTCCGTTATATGCGACGATGTTGCAATTGCGACTGCGAGAGTGGAGGCGCAGATGGGACGGTCATTGATGGAAATGCGGAGTCTGGCTGCGGAGTTTCCCGATGCAATCAAGCGCATGAAGGCCTGCTTGAGGGCAACAGGGCGTGTCGCGACGGATGAGCAAGTGGTCTGGGCGTGGTCCGAGTATTCGGAAAGCGTATGCGCCAGTTGGTTACTGCTTCCGGAGTCCGATGACGATCTGGTAGTGTTGCTTTTGAGGCATTGGCCGGCATGTGAGCTTCACGCGACAGGCTGTATCGCGACGCTGACTGCCGGTGACTTCGGCGGAAGCCCCCAGCTTTCGCTGCCGGAGGAGGTGATTCGCAAAATGGGATGGACATGTGGAGATGAAGTGGAGTTACAGCGGCAAGGCGATAGTCTCGTTGTGCGCGGACATTGA
- a CDS encoding helix-turn-helix domain-containing protein: MRSEAEFGIALKRLREIANVTQEDFGLISSRTYISTIERGLKSPTLGKIEKLAGVLGIHPLTLLTVAYMDRFTPKDIDRVTNVLRTQLLEIFGEK, translated from the coding sequence ATGCGCTCCGAGGCCGAGTTCGGCATCGCACTGAAGCGACTTCGCGAAATAGCCAATGTCACACAGGAAGATTTTGGGCTGATCTCCAGCCGGACGTACATAAGTACGATCGAACGGGGTCTGAAGTCGCCCACACTGGGAAAGATCGAGAAGTTAGCGGGAGTGCTTGGAATCCACCCACTTACATTGTTGACCGTTGCCTACATGGACCGATTCACTCCGAAAGATATCGATCGGGTGACGAATGTTCTGCGCACACAGTTACTGGAAATCTTCGGAGAAAAGTGA
- the dmpE gene encoding 2-oxopent-4-enoate hydratase, with amino-acid sequence MNDALINSLGDELYAAAKNCRAVNPLTGRHPDLTTDDAYRIQQRVNARRIEAGERIIGKKIGVTSQVVMDMLGVYQPDFGMLTDAMLYKEGDAILATSLIQPKAEGEIAFVLKHDLQGPGVTAADVLAATEGVMACFEIVDSRIRDWKIRIEDTVADNASCGVFVLGSRVVDPREVDLVECAMKLEKNGEVVTTGSGSAALGNPLEAVAWLANTLGQLDESLKAGEVVLSGSLAAMVPVATGDSLSVSIDGIGGCSVRFV; translated from the coding sequence ATGAACGACGCTCTTATCAACTCGCTTGGTGACGAACTGTACGCCGCAGCAAAAAACTGTCGCGCGGTCAACCCACTCACCGGCCGCCACCCCGACCTGACGACCGATGACGCCTACCGCATTCAGCAACGCGTGAACGCCCGTCGCATCGAGGCGGGCGAACGCATCATCGGCAAGAAGATCGGTGTGACATCGCAGGTCGTGATGGACATGCTCGGGGTCTATCAGCCCGATTTCGGCATGCTTACCGACGCGATGCTTTACAAGGAAGGCGACGCGATATTGGCCACCTCCCTGATCCAGCCCAAGGCTGAGGGAGAAATTGCCTTCGTGCTCAAGCACGATCTCCAGGGACCAGGGGTGACAGCCGCCGATGTCCTCGCCGCAACTGAAGGCGTGATGGCCTGCTTTGAGATCGTCGACTCGCGCATCCGCGACTGGAAAATCCGTATCGAAGACACGGTGGCCGACAACGCATCGTGTGGCGTATTCGTGCTTGGCAGCCGCGTCGTCGATCCGCGCGAAGTCGACCTGGTCGAATGCGCGATGAAACTGGAGAAGAACGGTGAAGTGGTGACCACAGGCTCAGGCTCTGCAGCGCTTGGAAACCCGCTCGAAGCGGTTGCGTGGCTGGCGAACACGTTGGGCCAACTGGACGAGTCATTGAAGGCCGGTGAGGTGGTGCTGTCTGGCTCACTGGCGGCCATGGTTCCAGTGGCGACCGGCGACAGCCTCAGTGTGTCTATTGACGGCATCGGCGGTTGCTCGGTGCGCTTCGTTTGA
- a CDS encoding alanyl-tRNA editing protein: protein MTQRAYYNSDELTMRTQVLDCSPDHDGKFRVTLTATLFHPQGGGQLADQGTIAGVKVGRVIQEGDKVIHIAEQEVAVGEALIEVSPEVRMLHARLHSAGHLISGVVEQMGWYATKGHHWPGEGRVVFEPRGNPQPLTAEGVEQAVNQLIADDVPRHLTETDGMRSVCFGDLPMHSCGGTHVGSAGQVGPIRILKLKEKKGQLSIQYDLES, encoded by the coding sequence ATGACACAACGCGCGTATTACAACAGCGACGAACTGACCATGCGAACGCAGGTGCTCGACTGTTCGCCCGACCACGACGGCAAGTTCCGGGTAACACTAACCGCGACCCTGTTCCACCCGCAAGGCGGTGGACAGCTCGCCGACCAGGGGACCATTGCCGGCGTGAAGGTCGGACGCGTGATTCAGGAGGGCGACAAGGTGATTCACATCGCCGAGCAGGAGGTTGCCGTCGGCGAGGCCCTGATTGAAGTATCGCCCGAGGTCCGCATGCTGCATGCACGACTTCACTCTGCCGGTCACCTGATTTCCGGTGTCGTGGAGCAGATGGGGTGGTACGCGACCAAAGGGCACCACTGGCCCGGTGAGGGCCGAGTGGTTTTCGAGCCGCGCGGTAACCCACAGCCGCTTACCGCCGAAGGTGTGGAGCAGGCAGTCAACCAGCTCATTGCGGACGACGTGCCGCGTCATTTGACCGAAACAGATGGCATGAGGTCTGTGTGCTTCGGAGACCTGCCGATGCATAGCTGTGGCGGCACTCACGTCGGGTCTGCCGGACAGGTCGGCCCTATCAGGATCCTGAAGCTAAAGGAGAAGAAAGGACAGCTCTCGATCCAATACGATCTCGAATCCTGA
- a CDS encoding pseudouridine-5'-phosphate glycosidase has product MGLNGFLDIHPEVAEALSAGRPVVALESSIISHGSSWPGNAETALELEAEVRAHGAIPATCTILDGRIKVGLTRDEIGRLGRGGHDVAKVSRRDIPILVACGGDGATTISATMVIADLAKIRACAAGGLGGVHRGAHENFDISADLQELARTPVALVCAGVKSILDIRLTLEYLETYSVPVIGYCTDSLPGFFTRDSEFPVDIRLDDPQRIARVMRANWALGLSNGLVIANPIPEPFALPREDIDLAIEQALAEADWEGISGKGVTPFLISRVSALTDGASAEGSVQIGLNNARLAAAIAVAYASLPNSAEPNMAKVCTKRLAADFDW; this is encoded by the coding sequence ATGGGTTTGAATGGTTTTTTGGATATCCATCCGGAGGTTGCTGAGGCATTAAGTGCAGGGCGACCGGTTGTGGCATTGGAGTCATCGATCATCTCGCATGGTTCCTCCTGGCCGGGGAACGCTGAAACCGCGCTTGAACTCGAAGCCGAAGTCCGCGCCCACGGCGCGATACCTGCCACCTGCACGATTCTGGACGGCCGTATCAAGGTTGGGCTGACACGTGACGAGATTGGTCGCCTCGGTCGCGGCGGTCACGATGTGGCCAAGGTCAGCCGACGCGACATTCCGATTCTTGTTGCGTGTGGCGGTGACGGAGCGACGACGATCTCGGCGACGATGGTTATTGCAGACCTGGCGAAGATTCGTGCGTGTGCGGCTGGCGGCCTCGGCGGGGTACATCGGGGCGCGCACGAGAACTTCGACATTTCGGCTGATCTGCAGGAACTCGCCCGCACGCCGGTGGCATTGGTATGCGCCGGCGTCAAATCGATCCTCGACATCCGACTGACCCTGGAATATCTGGAGACGTATAGCGTGCCGGTGATCGGCTATTGCACCGACAGCCTTCCCGGGTTCTTCACTCGCGACAGTGAGTTCCCTGTCGACATACGTCTCGACGATCCTCAGCGGATCGCTCGCGTCATGAGAGCCAACTGGGCACTCGGTCTGAGCAACGGCCTTGTGATTGCCAATCCAATTCCCGAACCATTCGCGTTGCCTCGTGAGGACATCGATCTCGCCATTGAGCAGGCACTGGCGGAAGCGGATTGGGAAGGTATAAGCGGCAAGGGCGTGACACCGTTCCTTATTTCCCGTGTGAGCGCATTAACTGACGGGGCAAGCGCGGAAGGCAGTGTTCAGATTGGTCTCAACAACGCGAGGCTGGCGGCCGCGATAGCGGTCGCTTATGCGTCGCTTCCGAACAGTGCCGAGCCAAACATGGCAAAGGTGTGCACAAAGCGCCTGGCAGCCGACTTCGACTGGTAA
- a CDS encoding pyridoxal-phosphate dependent enzyme — protein sequence MTLHIETPLIKSRALSLKTDRTVLLKLEGLQPSGSFKLRGVGFACEEHKRRGARRFVAASGGNAGYAVAYAGRELGIPVTVVVPQTTSARAKALIRGEEADVVVHGASFAESNAYALSILGEGDAYLHAFDDPLLWEGHATMVEEIARQTERPDLLVCSVGGGGLLAGVIEGLRRVGWNDIPVLAVETDGAASYNEALKAGEPVTLPKIQSVATSLGANKVSARIVALAKEHPVRNCLVTDAEAIQGSVTLLEEHRLLTEPACGASVAALAQVPQHFPNAQRIVVIACGGVGTTSQQLLEWSDFCRLEGDQIGASRSNEVKASESQHP from the coding sequence ATGACACTGCATATCGAAACACCGCTGATCAAATCCCGTGCGCTCTCACTCAAGACCGACAGAACGGTGCTCCTGAAGCTCGAAGGGTTGCAACCGAGCGGCTCATTCAAGCTGCGAGGGGTTGGCTTCGCCTGCGAAGAACATAAACGCCGAGGAGCGCGCCGCTTCGTCGCGGCATCAGGCGGCAACGCAGGGTACGCGGTGGCCTACGCGGGCCGGGAGCTTGGCATTCCGGTAACGGTCGTCGTGCCACAGACGACGTCTGCGCGAGCCAAGGCTCTCATTCGTGGTGAAGAGGCAGACGTCGTGGTTCACGGGGCGTCCTTCGCTGAATCCAACGCCTATGCACTTTCGATTCTGGGGGAGGGCGACGCGTACCTCCATGCGTTCGACGACCCTCTGCTCTGGGAAGGCCACGCGACGATGGTCGAGGAGATCGCCCGGCAAACCGAACGCCCTGACCTGCTTGTTTGCTCAGTCGGCGGTGGTGGCCTGCTTGCGGGCGTCATTGAAGGACTGCGACGAGTCGGCTGGAACGATATCCCGGTGCTGGCAGTCGAGACCGACGGGGCTGCCTCCTACAACGAGGCGCTCAAGGCTGGCGAACCGGTCACGCTCCCGAAAATCCAGTCCGTAGCGACGTCGCTGGGTGCTAACAAAGTATCCGCCCGCATCGTAGCGCTCGCCAAAGAGCATCCCGTCCGAAACTGCCTGGTGACTGATGCTGAAGCCATTCAAGGCAGCGTGACTCTTCTCGAAGAGCATCGCCTTCTGACCGAGCCGGCATGCGGGGCATCGGTGGCTGCGCTTGCCCAGGTTCCCCAGCATTTTCCGAATGCACAGCGCATCGTAGTCATTGCGTGCGGTGGTGTAGGTACGACAAGCCAGCAGTTGCTGGAGTGGTCGGATTTTTGCCGGCTGGAAGGCGATCAGATCGGCGCCAGTCGTTCCAATGAAGTAAAAGCCTCCGAGAGTCAACACCCATGA
- the dmpG gene encoding 4-hydroxy-2-oxovalerate aldolase: MNIKGKKIVVHDMTLRDGMHPKRHQMTLDQMKAIAQGLDDAGVPLIEVTHGDGLGGSSVNYGFPAHTDEEYLSTVIPLMKQARVSALLIPGIGTVDHLKMAHELGVNTIRVATHCTEADVSEQHISLARKLNMDAVGFLMMAHMNTPEGLVKQARLMESYGANCVYVTDSAGYLLPEDVKVRLSEVRAALKPETELGFHGHHNLAMGVANSIAAIKVGATRVDAAAAGLGAGAGNTPMEVLVAVCERMGIQTGVDVWKIQDVAEDLVVPIMDFPIRVDRDALTLGYAGVYGSFLLFAKRAGQKYGIPARDILVELGRRGMVGGQEDMIEDTALTLAKARNLEPAVVAPRAA; the protein is encoded by the coding sequence ATGAATATCAAAGGCAAGAAGATCGTCGTGCATGACATGACGCTGCGCGACGGAATGCATCCGAAACGTCACCAGATGACGCTGGACCAGATGAAGGCGATTGCTCAGGGTCTGGATGACGCGGGCGTGCCGCTGATCGAAGTCACGCACGGCGACGGACTTGGCGGCAGTTCCGTGAACTACGGTTTTCCCGCTCACACAGACGAGGAATACCTTTCCACCGTCATTCCCCTGATGAAGCAGGCGCGCGTCTCGGCACTCCTGATTCCGGGCATTGGCACGGTGGACCATCTGAAAATGGCACACGAGCTTGGCGTAAACACGATCCGCGTGGCCACGCACTGTACGGAAGCCGATGTCTCGGAACAGCACATCAGCCTCGCACGCAAGCTCAATATGGATGCCGTCGGTTTTCTGATGATGGCCCATATGAATACACCCGAAGGTCTCGTGAAGCAGGCACGGCTAATGGAAAGCTACGGTGCGAACTGTGTCTACGTGACAGACTCCGCCGGCTACTTGCTTCCGGAGGATGTAAAGGTGCGTCTTTCCGAAGTACGCGCGGCGCTGAAACCGGAAACCGAACTCGGCTTTCATGGTCACCATAACCTTGCGATGGGTGTAGCGAACTCCATCGCAGCCATCAAGGTTGGCGCGACCCGCGTCGATGCAGCGGCCGCGGGTTTAGGTGCCGGTGCCGGCAACACACCGATGGAAGTGCTCGTCGCGGTGTGTGAGCGCATGGGCATTCAGACGGGTGTCGACGTCTGGAAGATTCAGGACGTGGCAGAGGACCTGGTCGTGCCTATCATGGACTTTCCTATCCGCGTCGATCGCGATGCACTCACGCTCGGTTACGCAGGCGTGTACGGTTCTTTCCTTCTTTTTGCGAAGCGCGCAGGACAGAAGTACGGCATACCGGCTCGCGACATTCTGGTCGAACTCGGACGCCGCGGCATGGTCGGCGGCCAGGAGGACATGATCGAGGACACTGCGCTCACCTTGGCCAAGGCGCGAAATCTGGAACCGGCCGTCGTGGCCCCGCGTGCGGCTTAA
- a CDS encoding RidA family protein has protein sequence MNRTELDARLAELGIELQPPKAAIANYVPTVLANGFLHISGQVAFKDGKPFALGQVGKEVSFEQAKEAARMSGMAILSQLRSQLTGDLSVIRVCSVTGYVHADTEFTEHPEVINGASEVLVEVLGEKGRHSRAAVGVSSLPFRCPVEVSAVIQLG, from the coding sequence ATGAATCGCACTGAACTGGATGCCCGTCTTGCAGAACTTGGCATCGAACTGCAACCGCCGAAGGCCGCAATCGCCAACTATGTTCCCACCGTTCTGGCGAATGGCTTTTTGCATATTTCCGGACAAGTCGCGTTCAAGGACGGCAAACCGTTCGCGCTCGGCCAGGTCGGCAAAGAAGTAAGTTTCGAGCAGGCCAAGGAAGCGGCACGCATGAGTGGCATGGCGATCCTGTCGCAACTTCGTTCGCAGCTGACGGGCGACCTAAGCGTGATCCGCGTCTGTTCCGTAACAGGCTACGTGCACGCAGACACGGAATTTACGGAGCACCCGGAAGTCATCAACGGTGCCTCGGAGGTCCTCGTTGAAGTTCTCGGCGAGAAGGGCAGACACAGCCGTGCTGCGGTCGGTGTATCGAGCTTGCCATTTCGTTGCCCGGTCGAGGTCTCCGCTGTCATCCAGCTTGGCTAA
- a CDS encoding DNA-binding protein, which yields MARPAAVSADQIRTTVLTMLAEAELDPDHAPPTSERFRRVVSVRKLRARLGAGDPAMLSRTLNTIEAEVVRAGLAQVAIPGLPDPIAEQMRALWQAAVTVQLDEVVQMKAAATEASEAAEVARHDADLRVELLRVELADLRDQISTRDTALATVRAECRAAADRMAEADRAATDLRAGLASANAARDAANAEHAAAVAAVHARYEGLSRQLLQETEHQRHALQAERERMTEQIARGQERVAALEGLRDRLLTELASERNAHQHAAAEAAALATVAAEHRALLEAVHATTHRQAKPAPVRHRKTPATSTPAAPPSPAGAPARRKGQ from the coding sequence ATGGCCCGCCCCGCCGCCGTCTCCGCCGACCAGATCCGCACTACCGTGCTCACGATGCTCGCCGAGGCGGAGCTGGATCCCGACCATGCCCCGCCGACCAGCGAACGCTTCCGCCGGGTGGTGTCGGTGCGCAAGCTGCGCGCACGGCTCGGTGCCGGCGACCCGGCGATGCTCTCACGCACCCTGAACACGATCGAGGCCGAGGTGGTGCGCGCCGGCCTCGCGCAGGTCGCGATTCCCGGCCTGCCTGACCCGATCGCCGAACAGATGCGCGCGCTGTGGCAGGCGGCGGTGACCGTCCAGCTCGACGAGGTGGTGCAGATGAAGGCCGCCGCCACCGAAGCTAGTGAGGCGGCCGAGGTGGCGCGACACGACGCCGACCTGCGGGTTGAGCTGCTGCGGGTGGAACTGGCTGACCTGCGTGACCAGATCTCGACGCGCGACACGGCACTCGCCACCGTGCGCGCGGAATGCCGTGCCGCCGCCGACAGGATGGCAGAGGCCGACAGGGCGGCCACGGACCTGCGCGCAGGACTGGCCTCCGCAAACGCGGCACGTGACGCCGCGAACGCCGAACATGCGGCGGCGGTCGCCGCGGTTCACGCCCGCTACGAAGGCCTGTCTCGGCAACTGCTGCAGGAAACGGAACACCAGCGGCACGCGCTGCAGGCCGAGCGCGAACGAATGACGGAACAGATCGCCCGGGGACAGGAGCGGGTGGCCGCACTCGAAGGATTACGCGACCGGCTGCTTACCGAACTCGCCAGCGAGCGCAACGCCCACCAGCACGCCGCAGCCGAAGCCGCGGCACTGGCCACGGTCGCTGCTGAGCACCGCGCCCTGCTGGAAGCCGTGCACGCCACTACCCACCGCCAGGCGAAGCCAGCACCAGTCCGGCACCGCAAAACTCCGGCCACATCGACGCCGGCAGCGCCGCCCTCCCCGGCCGGCGCCCCCGCGCGGAGGAAGGGACAATGA
- a CDS encoding acetaldehyde dehydrogenase (acetylating), with amino-acid sequence MAKNKVKCALIGPGNIGTDLLAKLQRSEVLEPVWMVGIDPESDGLKRARELGLKTTSEGVDGLLPHVKADDIQIAFDATSAYVHAENSRKLNELGVMMIDLTPAAIGPYCVPPVNLKQHVGKGEMNVNMVTCGGQATIPMVYAVSRVQPVRYAEIVATVSSRSAGPGTRKNIDEFTRTTAGAVSKVGGAREGKAIIIINPADPPLIMRDTVHCLVEGTPDASAIEESVHEMIEQVRRYVPGYRLVNGPVFDGERVSIYLEVEGLGDYLPRYAGNLDIMTAAAARTAEMFAEEILSGSLKLEPVAH; translated from the coding sequence ATGGCAAAGAACAAGGTGAAATGCGCATTGATCGGACCGGGCAACATCGGCACGGACCTGTTGGCGAAGCTGCAGCGCAGTGAAGTACTGGAGCCCGTGTGGATGGTGGGCATCGACCCCGAATCCGATGGTCTGAAAAGAGCGCGCGAGTTGGGCCTGAAGACGACTTCGGAGGGCGTAGACGGCTTGCTGCCGCATGTAAAAGCCGACGACATCCAGATCGCATTCGACGCGACCAGTGCATACGTGCATGCGGAGAACTCGCGCAAGCTCAATGAACTGGGTGTGATGATGATCGACCTCACACCCGCCGCCATTGGCCCTTATTGCGTGCCGCCCGTCAATCTGAAGCAGCACGTCGGTAAAGGCGAGATGAACGTCAATATGGTCACTTGCGGCGGCCAGGCGACGATCCCCATGGTGTATGCGGTGTCGCGCGTGCAGCCCGTACGGTACGCCGAAATCGTCGCGACGGTATCCAGCCGATCGGCCGGCCCCGGAACGCGCAAGAACATCGACGAATTCACGCGTACGACAGCCGGCGCAGTTTCGAAGGTTGGAGGAGCCAGGGAAGGCAAGGCGATCATCATTATCAACCCCGCCGATCCGCCGCTCATCATGCGCGACACCGTGCATTGCCTGGTAGAGGGCACACCCGATGCCTCCGCGATCGAAGAGTCGGTCCACGAAATGATCGAACAGGTGCGCAGGTACGTGCCCGGCTACAGGCTCGTCAATGGCCCCGTGTTCGACGGTGAGCGCGTCTCGATTTACCTGGAGGTTGAGGGCCTCGGCGACTATTTGCCCCGGTATGCAGGCAACCTCGACATCATGACGGCCGCTGCGGCGCGCACCGCTGAGATGTTCGCCGAAGAAATCCTGAGCGGTTCGCTGAAGCTCGAACCCGTTGCTCACTAA
- a CDS encoding DUF6602 domain-containing protein → MIVPDATAFLESWADELASRSNRVRNLIGDAHWLSDGNHKEALLRDFIQRHSPRHLSISNGFIKSSSNHGRCSPEIDILIADASTHAPLFAESDLYITPPISVVAHMQVKTSYAKGEVISALQNVHDSQAIIAAHARPARVWRAIFFYTVPDSRTPATIIDTLEDSLRELAKSNWTTNGPSIEDVIPTCIVALSDWAIFLKPDGLESVTLRYFQLGKLSAACAMADLFGAIRRWSGGEVTGDLDQMIESLSIPTPLVRTINLCPL, encoded by the coding sequence ATGATAGTGCCGGATGCAACTGCATTCCTAGAGAGTTGGGCGGACGAATTGGCCTCGCGTTCGAATCGTGTGCGTAATCTGATCGGCGACGCTCACTGGCTATCGGATGGCAACCACAAGGAGGCGCTCCTGCGGGACTTCATACAACGGCATTCTCCCCGGCACCTCTCGATCTCAAATGGATTTATAAAGTCTTCGTCGAATCACGGACGCTGCTCCCCGGAAATCGATATCCTCATCGCAGATGCATCAACACATGCCCCACTGTTTGCAGAATCCGATCTGTATATTACGCCGCCTATCAGCGTCGTGGCTCATATGCAGGTCAAAACCTCATACGCAAAGGGCGAAGTAATATCCGCCCTTCAAAACGTTCACGATAGCCAAGCAATCATCGCCGCCCATGCGCGACCAGCTCGAGTATGGCGCGCAATATTCTTCTACACGGTACCCGACAGTCGAACCCCGGCAACAATAATCGATACTTTAGAAGACTCACTGCGGGAGCTAGCCAAGTCAAACTGGACGACCAACGGTCCGAGCATCGAAGACGTTATACCAACTTGTATTGTTGCGCTTTCCGATTGGGCGATATTTCTTAAGCCAGATGGACTCGAGTCAGTCACTCTCCGTTACTTTCAACTCGGAAAACTGAGTGCAGCGTGCGCAATGGCAGATCTCTTTGGCGCAATCCGCCGCTGGTCAGGTGGCGAAGTCACGGGGGATCTTGACCAAATGATTGAGTCGCTATCGATTCCCACTCCCCTCGTTCGCACAATTAACCTCTGCCCCCTTTGA